Proteins found in one Scylla paramamosain isolate STU-SP2022 chromosome 44, ASM3559412v1, whole genome shotgun sequence genomic segment:
- the LOC135094149 gene encoding histone H3.v1-like has protein sequence MDTALPDDPNTKELLWETALIDKVKQHPQLYDFNHKEYKEAQKCTQTWLSIAKQLGMPGRWKVCKERWRTLRDVYVRNRKSFLVGRERGRWPRWKFFDQMNFLHAYICHRPAETEKPLHDIRIQWQDSKLESNTSDSDSNDESTLPHEAASLAFEGVKCKTEEEEEEEEEIERQTKRARFTDNLSTMQERDIRSSAVEDFEAELLHEADPLSFTFDGRPIKQEVEWADEEMDTVDKSFLKEASPTPSLTPPTPLPTPPPPPPPLLPTENNKPLILQLKLPGGKSIPATIITNTKQGFINRKVGMIMPTPLRTVPIKIKTVTGSQMRASCLTPILSSSPLPYSQQAPTIPILKEDGKHTSSPKSSTGSTPCPEPVPLAAEVGTSQEGVLEDEEELFGRYIAAAIRKLTRKSRSHAKMQIQQVLFNLEESDRSSQVNGKGSIVAGSEQK, from the exons ATGGATACAGCACTGCCTGACGACCCCAACACCAAGGAGCTGCTATGGGAGACTGCACTCATTGATAAAGTGAAGCAGCACCCGCAGCTCTATGATTTCAACCACAAGGAATATAAGGAGGCTCAAAAATGCACTCAAACGTGGCTCTCTATCGCCAAGCAGCTGGGAATGCCTGGCCGATGGAAGGTGTGCAAGGAAAGGTGGCGTACACTCCGAGACGTGTACGTAAGGAACAGAAAGTCTTTCCtagtgggaagggaaagaggcagGTGGCCGCGGTGGAAATTCTTCGATCAAATGAATTTCTTGCACGCTTATATCTGCCACAGACCCGCTGAAACGGAAAAGCCGCTCCATGATATtag GATACAATGGCAGGACAGCAAACTGGAGTCGAACACAAGTGATAGTGACAGCAACGATGAGTCAACACTGCCACACGAAGCCGCCTCCCTTGCCTTCGAAGGCGTAAAGTGtaagacggaggaagaggaggaggaggaggaggagattgagaGGCAGACTAAAAGGGCTCGGTTCACTGATAACCTCTCCACCATGCAGGAAAGAGACATTAG GAGCTCTGCAGTGGAAGACTTTGAGGCCGAGCTTTTGCATGAGGCAGACCCGCTTTCCTTCACCTTCGACGGGCGGCCAATAAAACAAGAAGTGGAGTGGGCGGATGAGGAAATGGATACAGTGGACAAGAGTTTTCTGAAGGAagcatcaccaacaccatcccTCACACCACCTacaccattaccaacaccaccaccaccaccaccaccactactaccaacagAGAATAATAAACCACTGATACTCCAACTAAAACTTCCTGGGGGTAAATCCATCCCTGCAACCATCATCACTAACACAAAGCAGGGATTCATAA ATAGAAAAGTGGGAATGATCATGCCTACCCCTCTGAGGACAGTtcccatcaagatcaagacagTGACAGGCAGCCAGATGAGGGCCTCTTGCCTGACACCTATACTGTCATCATCACCCTTGCCATACTCTCAGCAGGCACCCACCATACCCATCCTGAAGGAAGACGGCAAACACACCAGCAGTCCTAAATCCTCCACAGGCTCCACCCCGTGCCCTGAGCCGGTTCCTTTGGCAGCAGAAGTGGGCACATCCCAGGAGGGTGTgctggaggatgaggaagagctCTTTGGCAGGTACATAGCAGCTGCCATAAGGAAACTAACCCGCAAATCCCGATCCCATGCCAAGATGCAGATCCAGCAGGTTCTCTTCAACCTGGAGGAGTCTGACAGAAGCAGCCAAGTGAATGGCAAAGGCTCCATTGTGGCTGGCAGTGAACAAAAGTGA
- the LOC135094145 gene encoding Bardet-Biedl syndrome 10 protein homolog — MECWRKDIELSSVVVQCRSLVSVLEGCLGPCGKAVLLEKAGCVIITKDGMELLSHLEVCDPLVSIVVRGVLDHTRVLGDGCKATLFLLHRLLSSLDTHVPQNSGTMQGIRRQRLIQIVQQIRNHVLGVVQRDVIKYGAQVYPLNSFEVFSHLLHNSAEDFFITKFSKLIARNLARLFSTYISCVCSSSRELVKLIKDLAIKAHTAVVEIYHMPLMMSHVLHGFVVTRNFRYLHRGMKFNKVCCAWWSMNLEEEEEEGLPRATIETSLREILVGGILIKRNSVERSLAHLSSLGTELVFSSLHFPDWAVSLCAKYGISLLDSVDGDERDFLAERLGVLPIMEERDVHPGVLRSIDKIEPLNLGTCRFMQLSGLGVHQILLCGPTPAQCRQFSACFLQFFRYLSSWVADCVDFSQSSDIYTCDAAAAAGCRDSFSPPFSPDELPRCELSPVLTEAHSSAPTSPTTVAMFFTVPHGGYGELLAKYLVSENISVNIKNTIIKSVVLDVFNELPSLLYRKSQFSQKSYVEFQTKLFSNFTELRNNNQVMLSHMLKDNRFRGYHNPFLLFKLLNCVLHLAEYLLRIECIVPAKQRISQRTRHCSSDSESE; from the coding sequence ATGGAGTGCTGGAGGAAGGACATTGAGCTGTCAAGTGTGGTGGTGCAGTGTAGGAGTCTGGTGTCAGTGCTGGAGGGCTGTCTGGGGCCCTGTGGGAAGGCAGTCCTCCTAGAGAAGGCCGGGTGTGTCATCATTACCAAGGATGGGATGGAGCTGCTGTCCCACCTAGAGGTGTGCGACCCCCTGGTGAGTATAGTGGTGCGGGGGGTGCTGGACCACACCAGGGTGCTTGGTGACGGCTGCAAGGCCACCCTCTTCCTACTGCACCGCCTCCTCAGCTCCCTGGACACTCATGTCCCACAAAACTCTGGCACGATGCAAGGAATCAGAAGGCAGAGACTCATACAGATTGTGCAGCAGATAAGGAACCATGTGTTGGGTGTTGTCCAAAGAGATGTCATCAAGTATGGTGCTCAAGTGTACCCTCTGAACAGCTTTGAGGTGTTTTCCCATCTGCTGCACAACTCTGCTGAAGACTTTTTTATTACTAAGTTTTCAAAACTCATTGCTAGAAATCTCGCAAGACTTTTTTCTACCTACATTTCTTGTgtatgtagcagtagtagagaaCTTGTGAAACTGATCAAAGATTTAGCAATAAAAGCTCACACTGCAGTTGTTGAGATCTATCACATGCCACTGATGATGTCACACGTGCTCCATGGGTTTGTGGTCACCAGAAACTTCCGCTACCTACACAGAGGCATGAAGTTTAACAAGGTTTGCTGTGCCTGGTGGTCTATGaacctagaggaggaggaagaggagggtctCCCTAGAGCCACCATAGAGACCAGCCTCAGGGAGATACTGGTTGGGGGCATCCTAATAAAGAGAAATTCAGTTGAACGAAGCCTGGCCCACCTGTCCTCACTTGGGACAGAGCTGGTGTTCTCCTCACTCCACTTCCCTGACTGGGCCGTCTCCCTGTGTGCCAAGTACGGCATATCCCTGCTGGACTCCGTGGATGGAGACGAGCGGGACTTTTTGGCTGAGCGCCTGGGTGTGCTGCCCAtcatggaggagagggatgtaCACCCTGGTGTACTGAGGAGCATAGACAAGATAGAGCCTCTGAACCTGGGCACATGCAGGTTCATGCAACTCAGTGGCCTTGGTGTGCACCAGATACTGCTCTGTGGCCCCACACCTGCTCAGTGCAGACAGTTTTCAGcatgttttcttcagttttttagGTACCTCAGTTCCTGGGTAGCAGACTGTGTGGATTTCTCACAGAGTAGTGACATATACACttgtgatgctgctgctgctgctggctgcaGGGAcagcttctctcctcccttcagtCCTGATGAGCTTCCCCGGTGTGAGCTTTCCCCAGTGCTGACTGAGGCCCACTCTTCGGCTCCCACGAGCCCAACCACTGTGGCAATGTTCTTCACGGTGCCACACGGGGGCTATGGGGAGCTGCTGGCTAAGTACCTGGTGTCAGAGAATATTTCAGTAAACATAAAGAACACCATTATAAAGTCTGTTGTTCTGGATGTTTTTAATGAATTACCAAGCTTATTATACAGGAAGTCTCAGTTTTCTCAAAAGAGCTATGTTGAATTTCAAACCAAACTGTTTAGTAATTTCACAGAACTGAGAAATAATAACCAAGTCATGCTGTCTCACATGCTAAAAGACAACAGGTTCAGAGGATACCACAATCCATTTTTGCTTTTCAAACTCCTGAATTGTGTGCTGCACTTAGCAGAGTATCTCCTGAGAATTGAGTGCATTGTTCCTGCCAAACAAAGAATTTCACAACGGACTAGACACTGCAGCAGTGACAGTGAGAGTGAATAG